The following proteins are encoded in a genomic region of Drosophila willistoni isolate 14030-0811.24 chromosome 3R, UCI_dwil_1.1, whole genome shotgun sequence:
- the LOC6647826 gene encoding organic cation transporter protein, translating into MTKSKENLEKTREPISEESMKDLLTKQLEIVGSGGAFVWAIFFLCVTPNILNGFHVSSYTLLGHLPDDQWCGISDLQSTNWTTEQKRSIAERDLNSGGCTVWNWDYKHLSSMSYEAALQYTNRMTQIERPSEISCKVRGNYEYAHPETTFVADWELTCDRSLQRTSAQVSISLGKFCGSFSFGILADKFGRKASFTLGAAFFIVGSFFCTFSPWYSLFLIGRFALGAASSGLFYPAFTMIVENICLKHRSWMSIAFSASYPVGMIILAIIGYLIQPWRYLQLALTIPSLLLILNCYLMNESPRWLITKQRYDRCYRILFKQQSHYEIQPPIAAATEIISDKKALDTEVNVSLIQKLKDGPMKSIIELFSNPKVRKLIFTSYFMFCVTSLSYYVTALNASNLSVSRYLYIVATGVVDIPSYLVPVIMLRFTGRRITTSFLFLWTGISLLLVLSVPAGSTTWIVAFAMLGRFGISATYSVVTLYTAELYPTEIRNSALGTCSTFAHIGSISAPYVVDVLGALGWYIPTTICGSLVLVAGLLTLTLPETGTGKLIDKVDDAAAASTSPACDAAPMEQAEKK; encoded by the exons ATGActaaatcaaaagaaaatctGGAAAAAACACGTGAGCCGATCAGCGAGGAGAGTATGAAAGATTTGCTCACCAAGCAATTGGAAATTGTCGGAAGCGGTGGAGCATTTGTATG GGCAATATTTTTCCTGTGCGTTACACCGAATATCCTGAATGGTTTTCATGTCTCCTCCTACACTCTGTTGGGTCATTTGCCGGATGATCAATGGTGCGGCATCTCAGATCTGCAGTCCACCAATTGGACAACGGAACAGAAGCGAAGCATTGCCGAAAGGGATTTAAATTCGGGTGGTTGCACTGTCTGGAATTGGGACTACAAACATCTGAGTAGCATGTCGTATGAGGCGGCTCTGCAATATACGAATCGCATGACCCAGATTGAACGGCCTTCGGAGATCTCATGCAAGGTTAGGGGCAACTATGAATATGCCCATCCCGAGACAACATTCGTTGCTGACTGGGAACTGACCTGTGATCGTAGCTTACAGCGGACATCGGCTCAGGTTTCCATATCGCTGGGCAAATTCTGTGGCTCCTTTTCCTTTGGCATATTGGCTGACAA aTTCGGTCGCAAGGCATCTTTTACACTGGGAGCAGCCTTCTTCATAGTGGGTAGTTTCTTTTGCACCTTCTCGCCCTGGTATAGTCTCTTTCTGATTGGTCGTTTTGCCCTCGGAGCAGCTTCATCGGGTCTCTTCTATCCAGCTTTTACCATGA TTGTTGAGAACATTTGTCTGAAGCATCGTTCTTGGATGTCTATAGCGTTCTCGGCCTCGTATCCCGTTGGCATGATCATCTTGGCAATAATTGGTTATCTCATACAGCCCTGGAGGTACTTACAGCTGGCCCTGACTATTCCTTCGCTTCTGCTTATACTCAATTGCTA TCTGATGAATGAATCACCACGTTGGCTTATTACCAAGCAGCGCTACGATCGTTGTTATAGGATACTCTTCAAGCAGCAGAGCCATTATGAGATTCAACCACCCATTGCAGCAGCTACAGAGATTATTAGCGATAAGAAAGCT TTGGATACGGAAGTTAATGTTTCCCTGATACAGAAGCTTAAGGATGGACCCATGAAATCCATCATTGAGCTGTTTAGCAATCCGAAAGTGCGCAAATTGATTTTCACCTCGTACTTTATGTTCTGTGTGACATCGCTGAGTTATTACGTTACGG CTTTGAATGCTTCCAATTTGTCGGTGAGCCGTTATCTATATATCGTGGCCACTGGAGTCGTTGATATACCCTCGTATTTGGTGCCAGTGATAATGCTGCGTTTCACTGGACGTCGGATTACCACATCGTTCCTCTTCCTGTGGACGGGTATATCgctgctgttggtgctttCGGTGCCCGCGGGCAGCACTACCTGGATTGTGGCATTCGCTATGCTGGGACGCTTTGGTATCAGTGCCACATATTCGGTGGTCACTCTATACACAGCTGAACTGTATCCCACCGAGATACGTAACTCGGCCTTGGGCACATGCTCAACGTTCGCCCACATCGGATCGATATCTGCGCCCTATGTCGTCGATGTCCTGGGCGCATTGGGCTGGTACATTCCAACAACTATATGCGGAAGTTTAGTTTTAGTAGCGGGCCTGCTGACCCTCACTCTGCCCGAAACGGGCACCGGCAAACTGATCGATAAGGTGGACGATGCCGCTGCTGCTTCTACCTCGCCGGCTTGCGATGCTGCTCCCATGGAGCAGGCCGAGAAGAAGTAG